The following proteins come from a genomic window of Flavobacterium crocinum:
- a CDS encoding RagB/SusD family nutrient uptake outer membrane protein, translating into MKKILYIAGFLAIGFFASCSDFLENDPRGVLSEKDIVTPENVEGFMNAAYAQLGNDHYDSPYSLWPFGNVRSDDAYKGGSGTNDIQDFHFFEVSNNIRPDFGELDSFWYISYVGVSRANKALKALEQISEADYPLKKTRMAEMRFLRGHFYFMLKIMFRNVPYITEDVPVEDYKTISNKALSNEELWNKIAEDFQAAADNLPDTQPQVGRATKKAAYAYLAKTRLYQAYTQDETFKVTGINQQHLQEVIVATDNVIGKASLEPDFANNFLPGTYENGAESIFSIQFSDNDGTLYGRLNFSDVLSTPQGLGCCDFHKPSQNLVNAFKTGANGLPEFDTYNNEDFDYKNIDANTVDPRLYHTVAMPGLPYKYDPEFLYVEAWVRSPGTYGYFASLKENVAPNCTCVVNIDPFYGNSKNRIQIRYADVILMRAEALIELGRQSEALPLINEIRERAAQSTGRLPYVSNFKINTYVDGSNCNWTQDFARKALRWERRLELAMEGSRFFDLVRWGITDQVMNDFYAKEKTKRTYYQDAFFDAHKEEYCPIPLKQINFSQGLYKQNPGY; encoded by the coding sequence ATGAAAAAAATATTATATATAGCAGGATTTTTAGCGATAGGTTTCTTCGCTTCCTGTTCCGATTTTTTAGAAAATGATCCGCGTGGCGTTTTGTCAGAAAAAGATATTGTAACGCCTGAGAATGTTGAAGGATTTATGAATGCTGCTTACGCTCAATTAGGAAATGATCATTACGATTCTCCGTATAGTTTATGGCCGTTTGGAAATGTTCGTTCTGATGATGCCTACAAAGGCGGAAGCGGTACAAATGATATCCAAGATTTTCACTTTTTTGAAGTTTCAAATAATATCCGTCCTGATTTTGGAGAGTTGGATAGTTTCTGGTACATCAGTTATGTGGGTGTTTCAAGAGCCAATAAAGCGTTGAAAGCTTTGGAACAAATCTCAGAAGCCGATTATCCATTGAAGAAAACACGTATGGCTGAAATGCGTTTTTTAAGAGGACATTTTTATTTTATGCTGAAAATCATGTTTAGAAATGTGCCTTATATTACCGAAGATGTTCCGGTAGAGGATTATAAAACGATTTCAAACAAAGCACTTTCAAACGAAGAACTTTGGAATAAAATTGCTGAAGATTTTCAGGCTGCAGCCGATAATTTGCCAGATACACAGCCACAAGTGGGGCGTGCAACTAAAAAAGCAGCTTATGCTTATTTGGCAAAAACAAGATTGTACCAAGCGTACACACAGGATGAAACATTCAAAGTTACAGGAATAAACCAGCAGCATCTGCAGGAAGTAATCGTGGCAACAGATAACGTAATTGGAAAAGCAAGTTTGGAGCCTGATTTTGCAAACAACTTCCTGCCGGGAACTTACGAAAACGGAGCAGAATCTATTTTCTCAATTCAGTTTTCTGATAATGATGGAACGCTTTACGGAAGATTGAATTTTTCTGATGTTCTTTCTACGCCACAAGGTTTAGGTTGTTGCGATTTTCATAAACCAAGTCAAAACTTGGTGAATGCTTTTAAAACAGGAGCAAATGGTTTGCCTGAGTTTGACACGTACAACAACGAAGATTTTGATTATAAAAATATTGATGCCAATACAGTTGATCCAAGACTATATCATACCGTTGCGATGCCAGGTTTGCCTTATAAATATGATCCTGAATTTTTATATGTTGAAGCTTGGGTTCGTTCTCCGGGAACGTATGGTTATTTTGCTTCATTAAAAGAAAACGTTGCTCCAAATTGCACTTGTGTCGTAAATATTGATCCGTTTTACGGAAATTCTAAAAATAGAATTCAGATTCGTTATGCTGATGTGATTTTGATGCGTGCAGAAGCTTTGATTGAATTAGGAAGACAATCTGAAGCTTTACCATTAATTAATGAAATCAGAGAAAGAGCAGCGCAAAGTACGGGAAGACTGCCGTATGTGAGTAACTTCAAAATCAATACGTATGTGGATGGAAGCAATTGTAACTGGACACAAGATTTTGCCCGTAAAGCGTTGCGTTGGGAACGTCGTTTAGAATTGGCAATGGAAGGAAGCCGATTCTTCGACCTTGTCCGTTGGGGAATTACTGATCAGGTTATGAATGATTTTTATGCTAAAGAAAAAACAAAACGTACGTATTATCAGGATGCCTTTTTTGATGCGCACAAAGAGGAGTATTGCCCAATTCCGTTGAAGCAAATTAATTTCAGTCAGGGATTGTACAAACAAAATCCAGGTTATTAA
- a CDS encoding glycoside hydrolase family 32 protein gives MKYRNIITIASVFFSLVSCSQDENYIGGSISGGNSEITSVFPVPPAQWMGTTDPYYSAGYTGDIMPFFDNGKFHIYFLHDAQNKPAGKGFHDIHEYQSTDLAHFTYEGQTISYGTTLEPDFAIGTGSVVKVGNLYYFYYTGHNENPAFVQSNARESVLSATSSDLKKWTKVPSFKITAPAGYYNYDFRDPHVFYNDELKKYSMLVSTQTEPGRKAVLLHFTSADPASGKWDVEAPIYTTTPEDNYLMMECADIFKMGSNWYLIFSENWSGNKGTHYRISSSINGPWTKPENDRIDGEYFYAGKTASDGNKRYVFGWNARKTPENDLGNKDWAGNMVIHELIQNSDGTLGTQSPKSVKDLFSKKNATAEVDAISANATANNGTYSLSGETEKAMVTFKSNGKKVKIKAEITLAKANGTAGFVFHTNDTGSYYKVVLDIANGKISGFNSASQEVTRLPFAFQINTKYNVEIIAEGSVVVVYINGKVALTNRIYGRDKNKWGLIAEGQTSTISNLQITQPE, from the coding sequence ATGAAATATAGAAATATAATCACAATAGCCTCTGTTTTCTTTTCGCTGGTTTCGTGTAGTCAGGATGAAAATTATATTGGAGGTTCTATTTCAGGAGGGAATTCTGAAATTACAAGTGTTTTCCCTGTTCCGCCGGCACAATGGATGGGCACCACTGATCCCTATTACAGTGCAGGTTATACAGGAGATATTATGCCTTTTTTCGATAACGGAAAATTCCATATTTACTTTCTGCATGATGCGCAGAATAAACCTGCCGGAAAAGGATTTCATGATATTCATGAATATCAAAGTACAGATTTGGCACATTTTACTTATGAAGGTCAAACCATTTCGTATGGTACAACCTTAGAACCTGATTTTGCTATTGGCACAGGATCAGTTGTCAAAGTGGGTAATCTTTATTACTTTTATTATACAGGGCACAATGAAAATCCGGCTTTTGTTCAGTCGAATGCGAGAGAAAGTGTATTGTCTGCAACCAGTAGTGATTTGAAGAAATGGACAAAAGTTCCGTCTTTTAAAATTACAGCTCCGGCGGGATATTACAACTATGATTTCAGAGATCCGCATGTGTTTTATAATGATGAATTGAAAAAATATTCAATGTTAGTAAGCACACAGACAGAACCAGGAAGAAAAGCTGTTTTGTTACATTTTACAAGCGCGGACCCTGCATCAGGGAAATGGGATGTTGAAGCTCCAATTTATACCACAACTCCTGAAGATAATTATCTGATGATGGAATGTGCGGATATTTTCAAAATGGGAAGCAATTGGTATTTAATTTTTTCTGAGAATTGGAGCGGAAACAAAGGAACGCATTACAGAATTTCATCATCAATAAACGGTCCTTGGACAAAACCGGAAAATGACAGAATTGACGGAGAATATTTTTATGCAGGAAAAACAGCTTCTGACGGAAATAAAAGATATGTTTTTGGATGGAATGCCAGAAAAACACCTGAAAATGATTTAGGAAATAAGGATTGGGCTGGAAATATGGTTATTCATGAATTGATTCAAAATTCAGATGGAACTTTAGGAACGCAATCACCGAAATCGGTTAAGGATTTATTTTCGAAAAAGAATGCTACTGCAGAAGTAGATGCCATTTCAGCAAATGCAACAGCTAATAATGGAACTTATTCTTTATCTGGAGAAACAGAAAAAGCAATGGTTACTTTTAAAAGCAATGGAAAGAAAGTTAAAATAAAAGCCGAAATCACTTTAGCGAAAGCTAACGGAACAGCCGGATTTGTTTTTCATACCAATGATACAGGAAGTTATTATAAAGTGGTTTTGGATATTGCTAATGGAAAAATAAGCGGTTTTAATTCGGCTTCACAGGAAGTAACGCGTTTGCCATTTGCTTTTCAAATCAATACAAAATACAATGTTGAAATAATTGCTGAAGGAAGTGTTGTCGTAGTTTACATAAACGGAAAAGTAGCGCTCACCAACCGTATTTACGGAAGAGACAAAAACAAATGGGGTTTAATTGCTGAAGGACAAACGAGTACAATCTCAAATCTTCAGATAACCCAGCCTGAATAA
- a CDS encoding carbohydrate kinase family protein, with the protein MNNGKNLKSVAYGEVLWDVFANEKKIGGAPLNVALRMKTLGCEVAMISCVGNDEDGRAIKEQVKQLGLETDTIVVSEDFPTGLVNVTLNERGSASYEISYPSAWDKIELNDLARNSVANADVLIYGSLVCRDDVSRLSLEEMLQKKVYKVFDVNLRKPHYSYEMLERLMQSADFIKFNDEELLEITAAMSSPFTSLEDNMNFIAERSKVTGMCVTRGKHGALLMWEGRLYENEGYPVEVADTVGAGDSFLAALIASLLSGKEPQYSIDFACAVGALVAESPGANPEISLSRIEKMMLKMKI; encoded by the coding sequence ATGAATAACGGAAAAAACCTTAAGTCGGTGGCATACGGAGAGGTACTTTGGGATGTTTTTGCCAATGAAAAAAAGATTGGCGGAGCACCATTGAATGTTGCCCTGCGAATGAAAACGCTGGGTTGCGAAGTGGCCATGATAAGCTGTGTAGGCAATGATGAAGACGGGAGAGCAATAAAAGAGCAAGTGAAACAACTGGGACTTGAAACGGATACAATTGTAGTTTCTGAAGATTTTCCAACTGGTTTGGTCAACGTAACTTTAAATGAGCGCGGATCGGCAAGTTATGAAATCAGTTACCCGTCTGCATGGGATAAAATTGAATTGAATGATTTGGCGAGGAATTCAGTTGCTAATGCGGATGTTTTAATTTATGGCAGTTTAGTTTGCCGGGATGACGTTTCAAGGCTTTCACTGGAAGAAATGCTGCAAAAAAAAGTCTATAAGGTTTTTGATGTGAATTTAAGAAAACCGCATTATTCTTATGAAATGCTGGAACGCCTCATGCAATCAGCTGATTTTATAAAGTTTAATGATGAGGAATTATTAGAAATTACTGCTGCTATGTCCTCGCCGTTTACAAGTCTGGAGGACAATATGAATTTTATAGCTGAACGAAGTAAAGTAACTGGAATGTGTGTAACGAGAGGCAAACACGGAGCCTTGCTAATGTGGGAAGGCCGACTTTATGAAAATGAGGGATATCCTGTCGAGGTTGCCGACACGGTAGGTGCTGGAGATTCATTTCTGGCGGCTTTGATAGCTTCATTGTTAAGTGGAAAAGAACCTCAGTATTCAATTGATTTTGCCTGTGCAGTAGGTGCATTAGTAGCTGAATCTCCTGGTGCTAATCCCGAAATTTCACTTTCCAGAATTGAAAAGATGATGTTAAAAATGAAAATTTAA
- a CDS encoding YceI family protein, which produces MKKSFINFFALLLVIIANTSGFAQKLITKTGNIKFQASMPSYEEVAAESKSVSAVLDQTTGDFASLVLIKGFRFKVALMEEHFNENYMESEKFPKATFKGKIEDFNSSKITSSPKNFTLKGDLTIHGKTKAVTVIVKISKAPNGVTAIGTFEAKPEDFDIEIPSLVRKKIADKIKINYNFLLAK; this is translated from the coding sequence ATGAAAAAATCATTCATAAATTTCTTTGCATTATTGCTCGTTATAATTGCAAACACTAGTGGATTTGCACAAAAACTAATTACAAAAACAGGGAATATAAAATTTCAAGCATCAATGCCTTCTTACGAAGAAGTCGCAGCCGAAAGTAAATCAGTATCAGCAGTTCTGGATCAGACAACGGGAGATTTTGCGAGTTTAGTTCTTATAAAAGGTTTTCGATTTAAAGTAGCTTTAATGGAGGAGCACTTTAATGAAAATTATATGGAATCTGAAAAATTTCCGAAAGCAACATTCAAAGGTAAAATAGAAGATTTTAATAGTTCTAAAATTACAAGTTCTCCTAAAAATTTCACACTAAAAGGAGATCTTACTATTCATGGAAAAACAAAAGCAGTCACAGTGATTGTAAAAATTTCAAAAGCTCCAAACGGTGTCACCGCTATTGGCACATTTGAAGCAAAACCAGAAGATTTTGATATTGAAATACCAAGTCTTGTGAGAAAGAAAATTGCTGACAAAATAAAGATTAATTACAATTTTTTATTAGCTAAATAA
- a CDS encoding DUF5777 family beta-barrel protein, which yields MKKILVPFCLFLVTLAYSQDDLLKSLDSTQTEESYSTATFKALQLVTLQTTKMPAKKEFYFVVSHRFGTVKDGFDSFFGLDNATTKLGGIYGVTDWLAVSLSRHTLNKMYETGLKYRVARQNDNFPLDIVGYSVADINTFLEKDQYPGLEFKHRMTYVQQVLLSRKISEKFSLELVPSFIHKNLYNPDIERDNQFSFGGGGRYKITKRLSVNLEYMHNFDKPDFYKNPLSVGLDVETGGHVFQLIFTNSQSMSESGYLTNASGDWGKGDFFFGFNLYRVF from the coding sequence ATGAAGAAAATTCTAGTTCCGTTCTGCCTGTTTTTAGTTACACTGGCTTATTCTCAAGATGATTTATTGAAGAGTCTTGATTCTACACAAACAGAAGAAAGCTATTCTACAGCTACTTTTAAAGCTTTACAGCTGGTAACCTTACAGACCACCAAAATGCCTGCTAAAAAAGAATTTTATTTTGTGGTTTCGCATCGTTTTGGCACTGTAAAAGATGGTTTTGACAGTTTTTTTGGACTTGACAATGCAACCACAAAACTTGGGGGAATTTATGGTGTTACAGATTGGTTAGCTGTCAGCCTTTCGAGACATACATTAAATAAAATGTATGAAACTGGATTGAAATATCGAGTAGCAAGACAAAATGATAATTTTCCGCTGGATATTGTTGGGTATAGCGTTGCGGATATCAATACTTTTTTAGAAAAAGACCAATATCCTGGTTTAGAATTTAAGCATCGCATGACGTATGTGCAGCAGGTTTTACTATCTAGAAAAATCAGTGAAAAATTCTCATTAGAGTTAGTCCCATCCTTCATACACAAAAATCTTTACAACCCTGATATCGAAAGAGATAATCAGTTTTCTTTTGGCGGTGGCGGGCGCTATAAAATCACGAAAAGGTTATCTGTCAATTTAGAATACATGCACAATTTTGACAAACCTGACTTTTATAAAAATCCGTTGTCTGTAGGTCTTGATGTAGAAACTGGCGGACACGTATTTCAATTAATTTTTACCAATTCACAATCTATGAGTGAGAGCGGATACCTTACTAATGCCTCTGGAGACTGGGGCAAAGGAGATTTCTTCTTTGGCTTTAACCTTTACAGAGTATTCTAA
- a CDS encoding DUF4960 domain-containing protein — protein MKKALNKYWTKMSIVLAMIFMITACENSFETGGLDVSSPSNVLSFKLNGVSGNIDQATGKITVVMPYGSDITAIKPEVVFVDGATSNPELNSAMNFTNPVKFRVVNGNLYKDYTVTTTVLSPIKSFTINGVAATVNDISKTINMTLPENTDLTALKPVIEVTTGVTISPASGATVDFTNAVTFVITSNGKSVNYTANVGVPVTGLTVAFLGTAATRFGITNMDEVTASNWLFDNFPGAKYISFESIQNGADLSDIDVIWWHFDSAANLPSVAYNPAVTNALKNFRTNGGNLLLTSFASQYVDALGIVPLGKGPNNVFGDFPPNGFVDGNSWGMSFVGHEGHPIFQGLTTFEAGKANLLQSGTFRLNHTAWWFLPEWGGYNNGEGWRNQTGGTNLASEAWDNELNGRVTIAEFPNTSTNKNVIVISMGAYDWYNETNSSGVPSQANEFITNIKLLTQNSINYLAAK, from the coding sequence ATGAAAAAAGCTTTAAATAAATATTGGACAAAAATGTCTATAGTATTGGCAATGATTTTTATGATTACTGCCTGCGAAAACAGTTTTGAAACTGGCGGATTAGATGTGAGTTCGCCTTCAAATGTACTTTCATTCAAATTAAATGGAGTTTCAGGAAACATTGATCAGGCAACAGGAAAAATTACTGTTGTAATGCCTTACGGATCTGACATAACAGCCATAAAACCGGAAGTTGTTTTTGTCGATGGCGCAACATCAAATCCAGAATTAAATTCGGCGATGAATTTTACAAATCCGGTAAAATTCAGAGTGGTTAATGGTAATTTATACAAAGATTATACTGTCACCACAACCGTTTTAAGCCCAATTAAGAGTTTTACAATTAATGGCGTTGCAGCGACTGTAAACGACATTAGCAAAACCATTAATATGACGCTTCCTGAAAATACAGATTTGACAGCGCTTAAACCCGTAATTGAAGTTACAACGGGTGTAACCATTTCACCAGCTTCAGGAGCAACGGTTGATTTTACAAATGCAGTTACTTTTGTAATAACATCAAACGGAAAAAGCGTTAATTATACAGCAAATGTTGGAGTTCCGGTTACAGGATTAACTGTGGCGTTTTTAGGAACTGCGGCTACAAGATTCGGAATCACAAATATGGATGAAGTTACGGCTTCAAACTGGTTGTTTGATAACTTCCCAGGAGCTAAATATATTTCTTTCGAAAGTATACAAAACGGTGCCGATTTAAGTGATATCGATGTGATTTGGTGGCACTTTGATTCGGCTGCAAATTTACCTTCTGTGGCTTATAATCCTGCGGTTACAAACGCATTGAAAAATTTCAGAACAAATGGCGGAAATTTACTTTTGACTTCATTTGCTTCGCAATATGTTGATGCTTTAGGAATTGTTCCGTTAGGAAAAGGACCGAATAATGTTTTTGGAGATTTTCCTCCAAATGGATTTGTAGACGGTAATTCGTGGGGAATGTCATTCGTTGGTCATGAAGGTCATCCAATTTTCCAAGGCCTAACCACTTTTGAAGCCGGAAAAGCCAATTTATTGCAAAGCGGAACTTTTAGATTAAATCATACGGCTTGGTGGTTTTTACCGGAATGGGGAGGCTACAATAATGGAGAAGGCTGGAGAAACCAAACAGGAGGAACTAATCTGGCAAGTGAAGCCTGGGATAATGAACTGAATGGAAGAGTAACCATTGCAGAATTTCCAAATACAAGCACAAATAAAAATGTAATTGTTATTTCTATGGGGGCTTACGATTGGTACAATGAAACCAATAGCAGCGGAGTACCAAGTCAGGCAAACGAGTTTATTACAAATATCAAACTGCTGACACAAAACAGTATCAATTATCTAGCGGCAAAATAA
- a CDS encoding OB-fold protein, which produces MKRKKITIVTAVLLLMVSAGIYFYYGIVFKEARNIASEAPDFSITAKKLFEDYNADPKKSDSVYLNKTIEITGKVTKETDSVIILENTIFCLFKEKLKVKMMNNKTTIKGKCIGYDELFMEVKIDQCTVK; this is translated from the coding sequence ATGAAAAGAAAAAAAATAACAATTGTAACTGCGGTATTACTGTTAATGGTTTCTGCCGGAATCTACTTTTATTATGGAATAGTATTTAAAGAAGCCCGAAATATAGCATCTGAAGCGCCAGATTTTAGCATAACGGCAAAAAAACTGTTTGAAGATTATAACGCAGATCCTAAAAAATCAGATTCAGTATACCTCAATAAAACTATTGAAATAACAGGTAAAGTTACCAAAGAAACCGACTCTGTAATTATACTTGAAAATACCATTTTCTGTCTTTTTAAAGAAAAACTGAAAGTCAAAATGATGAATAATAAAACTACCATTAAAGGCAAATGCATTGGTTATGACGAACTATTTATGGAAGTCAAAATAGACCAATGCACTGTTAAATAA